A single genomic interval of Microbacterium sp. LWO14-1.2 harbors:
- a CDS encoding zinc-binding dehydrogenase, giving the protein MLAWTKNAQEPGGLALADVPDPTPRPDELLVRVDAFAPNPGDLAALPSLSDGAIPGWDGSGVVIEAAADGLGPQAGDRVVFLSLAARGWAERRAVPHTMTASAPHDVSPERLATLPVPATSALRAVRRLGSVLGRRMLIVGATGAVGRVAVQLAARSGAHVVAVARDERQHEELRRLGAHEVHGTTEAVEGRVHGAIDLIGGDELVRAYSLLAPGGTAIALGHAAGADEHFPYGAFVADPATADRSITSFFLGSEPGLPEEMAYLAADRDLDVGPLDIRPWTEVADWVASGGARTSGRPVFRIAHDD; this is encoded by the coding sequence ATGCTGGCCTGGACGAAGAACGCGCAGGAACCCGGCGGGCTGGCGCTCGCCGACGTGCCCGATCCGACGCCGCGACCCGATGAGCTGCTGGTGCGCGTCGACGCGTTCGCCCCGAATCCCGGGGACCTCGCCGCGCTGCCCTCCCTCTCCGATGGCGCGATCCCGGGGTGGGACGGGAGCGGTGTGGTGATCGAGGCCGCGGCGGACGGGCTCGGACCGCAAGCGGGGGACCGGGTCGTCTTCCTCAGCCTCGCCGCACGCGGATGGGCGGAGCGCAGAGCGGTGCCGCACACCATGACCGCGTCGGCGCCGCACGACGTCTCGCCCGAGCGCCTCGCGACGCTGCCGGTGCCGGCGACCAGCGCGCTGCGCGCCGTGCGGCGCCTCGGCTCGGTGCTCGGACGACGGATGCTGATCGTCGGCGCGACCGGAGCCGTCGGCCGTGTCGCGGTGCAGCTCGCTGCGCGCTCGGGCGCGCACGTGGTCGCGGTGGCTCGCGACGAAAGACAGCACGAGGAGCTCCGCCGTCTCGGTGCGCACGAGGTGCACGGTACGACCGAGGCCGTCGAGGGCCGCGTGCACGGCGCGATCGACCTCATCGGCGGCGACGAGCTGGTGCGCGCCTACTCTCTGCTCGCACCGGGAGGCACGGCCATCGCGCTCGGGCACGCGGCCGGCGCAGACGAGCACTTCCCCTACGGCGCGTTCGTCGCAGACCCCGCGACCGCGGATCGTTCCATCACGAGCTTCTTCCTCGGATCCGAGCCAGGACTGCCGGAGGAGATGGCCTACCTGGCCGCGGACCGGGACCTCGACGTCGGCCCGCTCGACATCCGGCCCTGGACCGAGGTGGCCGACTGGGTGGCATCGGGTGGCGCGCGGACCTCCGGTCGCCCGGTGTTCCGAATCGCGCACGACGACTGA
- a CDS encoding glycoside hydrolase family 15 protein, which translates to MPSSPSVRPIDSYAPIGDGRTVALIGDDGRVDWLPLPDLTDLPVFARLLDDETGGCFELRPVAEFRSERRYIPDTNVLETTFTTDDGVVRVTDAMVSGVAGRMPWAELARRIDGVEGEVALRWRVQPGSSLQTASPWLERTQHGDVIRSGKTAFGLTGFEHGPADPDPTAPLGAELTGGFTATPGSRHLLAVAATHDEPLHLPDPYNVDDGIDRTIEHWQHWSRVFSYDGPWGEQVQRSALALKLLIYSPSGAIAAAATTSLPENPDGGKNWDYRHAWVRDLAYTTHALVRFGLREETHAALSWLLHTIRRHGDDLHVMYTLDGGLVPEPTEYDVSGWNGIGPVVTGNPAGEQLQLGVYGDLMAICRTYVDAGNVLDIGTGRMLSQIADRTCDVWRNPDSGMWELPEERHYTSSKMGCWKALEDAVALAEAGAIPGSAERWRAERDRIRHWIDEHCWSEERSAYVFYAGADTLDASVLLHAPSGFDRGERMSTTIDALIEELGAGALLYRYSGVSAEEKTFVACAFWLTEALACVGRHEEARERMDQLLALANDVGIYAEMIDADDGSAWGNTPQALSHLAFLTAAMTMREVMPDDLLPDS; encoded by the coding sequence ATGCCGTCCTCCCCCTCCGTTCGACCGATCGATTCGTATGCGCCCATCGGCGACGGTCGCACGGTCGCGCTGATCGGCGACGACGGACGCGTGGACTGGCTGCCGCTCCCTGACCTCACCGACCTGCCCGTGTTCGCGCGGCTGCTCGACGACGAGACCGGCGGATGCTTCGAACTGCGGCCCGTCGCCGAGTTCCGTTCCGAGCGGCGGTACATCCCTGACACGAACGTGCTCGAGACGACCTTCACGACCGACGACGGCGTGGTGCGGGTGACCGACGCGATGGTCTCCGGCGTCGCCGGACGGATGCCGTGGGCCGAGCTCGCGCGACGCATCGACGGCGTCGAGGGCGAGGTCGCCCTGCGCTGGCGCGTGCAGCCGGGTTCGTCGCTGCAGACGGCATCCCCGTGGCTGGAGCGCACGCAGCACGGCGACGTGATCCGGAGCGGGAAGACCGCGTTCGGCCTGACCGGGTTCGAGCACGGTCCGGCCGACCCCGACCCGACGGCGCCGCTCGGCGCCGAGCTCACCGGCGGGTTCACCGCGACCCCCGGATCCCGGCATCTGCTGGCCGTCGCCGCCACGCACGACGAGCCGCTGCATCTGCCCGACCCGTACAACGTCGACGACGGCATCGACCGCACGATCGAGCACTGGCAGCACTGGTCGCGGGTGTTCTCATACGACGGGCCGTGGGGCGAGCAGGTGCAGCGCAGCGCGCTCGCCCTCAAACTGCTGATCTACAGCCCTTCGGGAGCGATCGCCGCGGCCGCGACCACCTCGCTACCCGAGAATCCCGACGGCGGCAAGAACTGGGACTACCGGCACGCCTGGGTCCGCGACCTCGCGTACACGACGCACGCGCTCGTGCGCTTCGGGCTGCGCGAGGAGACGCACGCCGCCCTGTCGTGGCTGCTGCACACGATCCGCCGCCACGGCGACGATCTGCACGTCATGTACACGCTCGACGGCGGCCTCGTGCCGGAGCCCACCGAGTACGACGTGTCGGGGTGGAACGGCATCGGACCCGTCGTGACCGGGAATCCGGCGGGCGAGCAGCTGCAGCTCGGCGTCTACGGCGACCTCATGGCGATCTGCCGCACCTACGTCGACGCGGGCAACGTGCTCGACATCGGCACCGGACGGATGCTGTCGCAGATCGCCGACCGCACGTGCGACGTGTGGCGCAACCCCGACTCGGGAATGTGGGAGCTCCCGGAGGAGCGTCACTACACGTCGTCGAAGATGGGCTGCTGGAAAGCGCTGGAGGATGCTGTCGCCCTCGCCGAAGCGGGCGCCATTCCGGGGAGCGCCGAGCGCTGGCGGGCGGAGCGCGACCGCATCCGTCACTGGATCGACGAGCACTGCTGGTCGGAGGAGCGTTCCGCGTACGTCTTCTACGCCGGCGCCGACACCCTCGACGCGTCGGTGCTGCTGCACGCGCCGAGCGGTTTCGACCGCGGCGAGCGCATGTCGACGACGATCGACGCCCTGATCGAGGAGCTCGGGGCCGGCGCGCTGCTGTACCGCTACAGCGGCGTCTCGGCCGAGGAGAAGACGTTCGTCGCGTGCGCGTTCTGGCTGACCGAGGCGCTCGCGTGCGTCGGCCGGCACGAGGAGGCGCGGGAGCGGATGGACCAGCTCCTCGCCCTCGCGAACGACGTCGGCATCTACGCCGAGATGATCGACGCCGACGACGGCTCGGCCTGGGGCAACACCCCGCAGGCGCTGAGCCACCTGGCGTTCCTGACGGCGGCGATGACCATGCGCGAGGTCATGCCCGACGACCTGCTGCCCGACAGCTGA
- a CDS encoding SDR family oxidoreductase, with translation MSRDQYTFVNPAELYSDIEPQKQQMPEPGLDADLTPKADLGEESYRGSDRLKGRKALITGGDSGIGAATAIAFAREGADVALSYLPEEEEDAARIAGILREAGANVATIPGDLRDPEYCRTLVSEAVGALGGLDILVNNGGKQIFQESLTDITDEQFDDTFKTNVYAMFWITKAALPHLKPGSTIINTTSIQAYSPSGILVDYASTKATINAFTKGLADQLAPKGIRVNAVAPGPIWTPLQPSDGQPQEKIEQFGEETPLGRMGQPAELAPAYVFLASAESSYVAGETLNVNGGMPTP, from the coding sequence ATGTCTCGTGACCAGTACACCTTCGTCAACCCTGCAGAGCTCTACTCCGACATCGAACCGCAGAAGCAGCAGATGCCCGAGCCGGGTCTCGACGCGGATCTCACCCCGAAGGCCGATCTCGGTGAGGAGTCGTACCGCGGCTCCGACCGCCTGAAGGGCCGCAAGGCGCTCATCACGGGCGGCGACTCCGGCATCGGTGCGGCCACGGCGATCGCGTTCGCCCGTGAGGGTGCGGACGTCGCCCTGTCGTACCTGCCCGAGGAGGAGGAGGATGCGGCGCGCATCGCCGGCATCCTGCGCGAAGCGGGTGCGAACGTCGCGACCATCCCCGGCGACCTGCGCGACCCCGAGTACTGCCGCACCCTGGTGTCCGAGGCCGTCGGCGCGCTCGGCGGGCTCGACATCCTCGTCAACAACGGCGGCAAGCAGATCTTCCAGGAGTCGCTGACCGACATCACCGACGAGCAGTTCGACGACACCTTCAAGACCAACGTCTACGCGATGTTCTGGATCACGAAGGCCGCCCTGCCGCACCTGAAGCCCGGGTCGACGATCATCAACACGACCTCGATCCAGGCGTACTCGCCGTCGGGCATCCTCGTCGACTACGCGTCGACCAAGGCGACGATCAACGCGTTCACGAAGGGTCTCGCAGACCAGCTCGCACCGAAGGGCATTCGCGTGAACGCCGTCGCGCCCGGCCCGATCTGGACGCCGCTGCAGCCGAGCGACGGCCAGCCGCAGGAGAAGATCGAGCAGTTCGGCGAGGAGACCCCGCTCGGACGCATGGGTCAGCCGGCCGAACTCGCGCCGGCCTATGTGTTCCTCGCGTCGGCCGAGTCGAGCTACGTCGCCGGTGAGACGCTCAATGTGAACGGCGGCATGCCCACCCCGTGA
- a CDS encoding DNA/RNA non-specific endonuclease produces MADGYDLDFLPAPVPLPLPPGAVRELTYPRFTVLLHPERRLAAVTGVNIEGSRLLDLGRSGEWRLDPRVDADLQTGPEVYARNDLDRGHLVRRRDPGWGGAAEAREAMEATFFYPNAAPQAAGFNQSKELWLGLEDHVLAYAESTDQRVSVFTAPVLGDDDPPYRGILIPLRFWKVAAWQGPDGLAAAGFLLDQSDLVDLSEGLRAAPPLGGFRTFQVSVAEIARLTGIDLGPLTDADVLPRRTARPTDRIPLATPADIVL; encoded by the coding sequence ATGGCCGACGGATACGACCTCGACTTCCTGCCCGCCCCCGTGCCGCTGCCCCTGCCGCCCGGCGCGGTGCGCGAGCTGACCTACCCCCGGTTCACGGTGCTGCTCCACCCGGAGCGCCGCCTCGCCGCGGTGACCGGGGTCAACATCGAGGGCTCGCGACTGCTCGACCTCGGGCGCTCGGGAGAGTGGCGCCTCGACCCCCGTGTCGACGCCGATCTGCAGACGGGACCGGAGGTGTACGCGCGCAACGACCTCGACCGCGGGCACCTCGTGCGGCGGCGGGACCCGGGCTGGGGCGGCGCGGCCGAGGCGCGCGAGGCCATGGAGGCGACGTTCTTCTATCCGAACGCCGCCCCGCAGGCAGCCGGGTTCAACCAGTCGAAGGAGCTGTGGCTCGGACTCGAGGACCACGTGCTCGCGTACGCGGAGTCGACGGATCAGCGCGTCTCGGTGTTCACGGCGCCCGTGCTCGGCGACGATGATCCGCCGTACCGCGGCATCCTCATCCCGCTGCGGTTCTGGAAGGTCGCCGCCTGGCAGGGGCCTGACGGGCTCGCCGCGGCCGGCTTCCTGCTCGACCAGTCGGATCTGGTCGATCTCTCGGAGGGTCTGCGTGCGGCGCCGCCGCTCGGCGGCTTCCGCACGTTCCAGGTCTCCGTCGCCGAGATCGCGCGTCTGACCGGGATCGACCTCGGTCCGCTGACGGATGCCGACGTGCTGCCGCGACGCACCGCGAGACCGACCGACCGCATCCCGCTCGCGACTCCCGCGGACATCGTGCTCTGA
- a CDS encoding ATP-binding protein translates to MGSRGWRSVRGRTTLGATAVVAVALIVGAFSFYGILTTSIRASTERAAEQRVEELADRLDGPGGRDIRTLDDEIVQIIGPDGVVRAASEEAQDELGSTALPSDGDTHTRTIDGTPMLVVSEDLRDDQTIVLAVRLDDDDEALSTVAVLLIVAVPLLLILVAVTTWLVVGRALRPVNRIREEVDGITAERLHRRVEVPPSADEVAALATTMNGMLDRLDASATAQRRFVSDASHELRSPLATIRQHAELAQAHPGTTSIGELAEVVSEEGLRLQGIVESLLLLARLDEGAGSHAEPVDLDDIALGEVRRLRASGLDVDGSGIAAARVHGDPRLLGQLLRNLADNAARHSRGRLAIGVTPADRHVFVTVEDDGAGVPPEERERIFERFVRLDEARSRDAGGSGLGLAIVRAIATAAGGSVTVDDSRWGGARFVVTLPLAHPGR, encoded by the coding sequence TCGCCGTCGCGCTGATCGTCGGAGCGTTCTCGTTCTACGGCATCCTGACCACCAGCATCCGCGCCAGCACCGAGCGTGCCGCCGAACAGCGCGTGGAAGAGCTCGCCGACCGGCTCGACGGACCGGGCGGCCGCGACATCCGCACCCTCGACGACGAGATCGTGCAGATCATCGGCCCGGACGGCGTCGTGCGCGCGGCGAGCGAAGAGGCACAGGACGAGCTGGGCTCGACCGCGCTGCCCTCCGACGGCGACACGCACACCAGGACGATCGACGGCACGCCGATGCTCGTGGTGTCGGAGGACCTGCGCGACGATCAGACGATCGTGCTCGCGGTGCGTCTGGACGACGACGACGAAGCGCTCTCGACCGTGGCGGTGCTGCTGATCGTGGCCGTCCCTCTGCTGCTGATCCTCGTGGCGGTCACGACGTGGCTCGTCGTCGGACGCGCCCTGCGGCCCGTGAACCGCATCCGCGAAGAGGTCGACGGCATCACCGCCGAACGCCTGCACCGCCGCGTCGAAGTGCCACCGTCGGCCGACGAGGTCGCCGCGCTCGCCACCACCATGAACGGGATGCTGGACAGGCTCGACGCCTCAGCCACCGCCCAGCGGCGCTTCGTATCCGACGCCTCGCACGAGCTGCGATCGCCCCTCGCGACCATCCGCCAGCACGCCGAGCTCGCCCAGGCGCACCCGGGCACCACCAGCATCGGCGAACTGGCCGAGGTCGTGTCGGAGGAGGGGCTGCGCCTGCAGGGCATCGTCGAGTCGCTGCTGCTGCTCGCCCGCCTCGACGAGGGTGCGGGCTCCCATGCCGAGCCCGTCGACCTCGACGACATCGCGCTCGGCGAGGTGCGGCGGCTGCGGGCGTCCGGCCTCGACGTCGACGGCTCGGGCATCGCGGCAGCGCGAGTCCATGGCGACCCCCGTCTGCTCGGACAGCTGCTGCGCAACCTCGCCGACAACGCCGCCCGGCACAGCCGCGGACGCCTCGCGATCGGCGTCACGCCCGCCGACCGGCACGTGTTCGTCACGGTCGAGGACGACGGCGCCGGCGTTCCCCCCGAGGAACGCGAGCGGATCTTCGAACGCTTCGTGCGACTCGACGAGGCCAGGAGCCGGGATGCCGGGGGCAGCGGCCTCGGACTCGCCATCGTCCGCGCGATCGCCACCGCCGCCGGCGGTTCCGTCACGGTCGACGACTCGCGTTGGGGCGGGGCGCGCTTCGTCGTGACGCTGCCCCTCGCCCATCCGGGTCGGTGA
- a CDS encoding LPXTG cell wall anchor domain-containing protein yields the protein MRRNHRGRSRPSSARETGRRIAAALGLLALASASLVGVATAAQAAPGTPGTPQPNSVVFEENFENGPGTAPVVLTSYVGAGGQTYTADTAWLTNCNGAIVNFNIPYTSQGNCASAVSSANLRQLAYGLGVHSGAANPNTNDVVAAYTEGNPGANAIEFQTVNNIPVAQPSGRFLTFSVDTAAVNCGVSAPQYQFAFLNEGGTATNVGGVLNACSSTTTVDAPAVGPVAAKPVNVGTYTSNGSVLFSGSSLGIRMTNANGSGVGNDAAFDNIRILDVTPQLDKVFSPASVVAGGVSTLTLTVTNTADLAAKNGWSLTDALPAGLTIADGAAVTTCPAGVVNAPAGGTTITASGNLTAGMASCAITVNVTSPVAGSFTNGPDNITSTGLNPPADTTVVFDEQAPAIRVVKSATPTSEEQFTAGQAVTYSFVVTNTGNVALTDVEVTDTGFTGTGILSPVVCPAGAANLAPAASVTCTATYTVTQDDVDNGSITNSATATGTPPQGPPPVSPPSEVTIPSVDPAPALTIVKSSDVETIDEAGETITYSFLVTNTGNVTLNDVTVTDTDFSGTGQLSAITCPAGASTLAPNASVTCTATYVATQADVDAGEIANTASVTGTPPSPLTPPPVVPSNEVVVEVPPAPALEVEKTANPTTITAAGQTITYSFLVTNTGNVTLTDVTVTETDFSGTGDLSAIACPAGAASLAPGASVTCSATYVVTQADVDAGSVTNAATSTGTPPNPLTPPPVSPEDEITVDIPPAPAITVVKSADEAAQDDIAVGQEITYSFLVTNTGNVTLADVEVVEGDFSGAGDLSAITCPAGAASLAPGAQVTCTATYTVVQADVDAGTVTNTATATGTPPTGPDPVSPESEVSVPSAPAPGLNVVKTASIDRATAVGQAITYSFVVTNTGNLTLTDIVVNETGFTGTGTLSAVTCPAGAASLAPGAQVTCTATYSVTQADLDAGSIRNMATAGGTTPGGDPFTSDPSIVSVETPGVPLAVTGGEVAAWVVVAALMLLASGAALLLIRRKRATEDADQLIG from the coding sequence ATGCGAAGGAACCACCGGGGGCGCTCGCGCCCATCATCGGCACGGGAGACGGGGCGCAGGATCGCCGCCGCCCTCGGGCTTCTGGCTCTGGCGAGCGCCTCGCTCGTCGGCGTCGCGACCGCCGCGCAGGCGGCGCCGGGCACACCGGGCACACCGCAGCCGAACAGCGTCGTCTTCGAGGAGAACTTCGAGAACGGTCCGGGCACCGCGCCCGTCGTGCTCACCTCGTACGTCGGCGCGGGCGGTCAGACGTACACGGCCGACACCGCTTGGCTCACGAACTGCAACGGCGCCATCGTCAACTTCAACATCCCGTACACGTCGCAGGGCAACTGCGCCAGCGCAGTCAGCTCGGCCAACCTGCGCCAGCTCGCGTACGGTCTGGGCGTCCACAGCGGCGCAGCGAATCCCAACACGAACGACGTCGTCGCCGCGTACACCGAGGGCAACCCGGGCGCGAACGCGATCGAGTTCCAGACCGTGAACAACATCCCGGTCGCTCAGCCGTCCGGCCGGTTCCTGACCTTCAGCGTCGACACGGCCGCCGTGAACTGCGGGGTCTCTGCACCCCAGTACCAGTTCGCCTTCCTCAACGAGGGCGGCACGGCGACGAACGTCGGCGGTGTGCTGAACGCCTGCTCGTCGACGACCACTGTCGACGCGCCCGCCGTCGGACCGGTCGCCGCCAAGCCCGTCAACGTCGGCACGTACACCTCGAACGGCTCGGTGCTGTTCTCGGGGTCGAGCCTCGGCATCCGCATGACGAACGCGAACGGCTCGGGTGTCGGCAACGACGCGGCCTTCGACAACATCCGCATCCTCGACGTCACGCCGCAGCTCGACAAGGTCTTCAGCCCGGCATCCGTCGTCGCCGGTGGGGTTTCGACGCTCACCCTCACCGTGACGAACACCGCCGACCTGGCCGCCAAGAACGGCTGGTCGCTCACCGACGCCCTGCCGGCAGGTCTGACGATCGCCGACGGCGCGGCCGTGACCACGTGCCCCGCAGGAGTGGTGAACGCCCCGGCGGGCGGCACGACGATCACGGCCTCGGGCAACCTCACGGCCGGGATGGCCTCGTGCGCGATCACGGTCAACGTCACGTCGCCGGTGGCCGGCTCGTTCACGAACGGTCCGGACAACATCACCAGCACCGGTCTCAACCCGCCCGCCGACACCACCGTCGTGTTCGACGAGCAGGCACCGGCGATCCGCGTCGTGAAGTCGGCGACCCCCACCTCGGAGGAGCAGTTCACCGCCGGCCAGGCCGTCACCTACTCCTTCGTCGTCACCAACACCGGAAACGTCGCGCTCACCGACGTCGAGGTCACCGACACCGGGTTCACCGGAACCGGCATCCTCTCGCCGGTCGTCTGCCCGGCGGGCGCGGCGAACCTCGCGCCGGCTGCCTCCGTGACCTGCACGGCGACGTACACCGTCACGCAGGACGACGTCGACAACGGCTCGATCACGAACTCCGCGACCGCGACCGGCACCCCGCCGCAGGGGCCGCCGCCCGTATCGCCCCCGTCCGAGGTCACCATCCCGTCGGTCGACCCGGCTCCCGCCCTCACGATCGTGAAGAGCTCGGACGTCGAGACGATCGACGAGGCCGGCGAGACCATCACGTACTCTTTCCTCGTCACCAACACGGGCAACGTCACGCTCAACGACGTCACCGTCACCGACACCGACTTCTCGGGCACCGGGCAGCTGTCCGCGATCACCTGCCCTGCAGGCGCCTCGACGCTCGCGCCGAACGCCTCCGTGACCTGCACGGCGACCTACGTCGCCACGCAGGCCGACGTGGACGCCGGTGAGATCGCGAACACCGCATCGGTGACCGGCACCCCGCCGAGCCCGCTGACGCCGCCGCCGGTCGTCCCCTCGAACGAGGTCGTCGTCGAGGTGCCGCCGGCACCCGCGCTCGAGGTCGAGAAGACCGCGAACCCGACCACGATCACGGCCGCCGGCCAGACGATCACGTACTCGTTCCTCGTGACGAACACGGGCAACGTGACGCTGACCGACGTGACCGTCACCGAGACGGACTTCTCCGGCACCGGCGACCTCTCGGCGATCGCGTGCCCTGCAGGCGCGGCATCCCTCGCCCCCGGCGCCTCCGTCACCTGCTCCGCGACCTACGTCGTGACGCAGGCCGACGTCGACGCCGGATCGGTCACGAACGCGGCGACCAGCACCGGCACCCCGCCGAACCCGCTGACGCCGCCGCCCGTCTCGCCCGAGGACGAGATCACGGTCGACATCCCGCCGGCACCCGCGATCACGGTCGTGAAGTCCGCCGACGAGGCCGCGCAGGACGACATCGCCGTGGGGCAGGAGATCACGTACTCCTTCCTCGTGACGAACACCGGCAACGTCACTCTCGCTGACGTGGAGGTCGTCGAAGGCGACTTCTCGGGTGCGGGCGACCTGTCGGCGATCACCTGCCCGGCCGGGGCCGCGTCTCTCGCTCCCGGCGCTCAGGTCACCTGCACCGCGACCTACACGGTCGTGCAGGCCGACGTCGACGCGGGCACGGTGACCAACACCGCGACCGCCACCGGCACACCGCCCACCGGCCCCGACCCCGTGTCGCCGGAGTCCGAGGTGTCGGTGCCCAGCGCGCCGGCTCCCGGTCTGAACGTGGTGAAGACCGCGAGCATCGACCGTGCGACGGCTGTCGGACAGGCGATCACCTACTCGTTCGTCGTCACCAACACCGGCAACCTGACGCTCACCGACATCGTCGTGAACGAGACCGGCTTCACCGGCACCGGGACGCTGTCGGCGGTCACCTGCCCCGCGGGAGCGGCATCGCTCGCCCCCGGCGCGCAGGTCACCTGCACGGCGACGTACTCGGTGACGCAGGCTGATCTGGATGCCGGATCCATCCGCAACATGGCGACGGCCGGCGGCACCACCCCCGGCGGTGACCCCTTCACCTCCGATCCGTCGATCGTGTCGGTCGAGACGCCCGGCGTCCCGCTCGCCGTCACCGGTGGCGAGGTCGCGGCGTGGGTCGTGGTCGCCGCGCTGATGCTGCTCGCCAGCGGTGCGGCTCTGCTCCTGATCCGCCGGAAGCGCGCGACGGAGGATGCCGATCAGCTGATCGGCTGA
- a CDS encoding RNA-binding S4 domain-containing protein produces MTNSGPIDEISIGGEMIRLGQFLKYSGLLDSGGDAKEVVIDGFVKVNGEVDRRRGRQLHDGDLVTFEGRTVRVRP; encoded by the coding sequence ATGACGAACTCCGGCCCGATCGACGAGATCTCCATCGGCGGAGAGATGATCCGCCTCGGTCAGTTCCTGAAGTACTCGGGGCTGCTCGACTCGGGCGGAGACGCGAAAGAGGTCGTGATCGACGGCTTCGTGAAGGTGAACGGCGAGGTCGACAGGCGTCGAGGACGCCAGCTGCACGACGGCGACCTCGTGACGTTCGAGGGCCGAACGGTGCGCGTCCGCCCCTGA